In Shewanella glacialimarina, the genomic stretch TCTGAAGCAGTACAAGGTGACATAGTGTTATTACACGGTTGTTGTCACAACCCTACAGGTATTGATTTAAACATTGAACAGTGGAAAGTCATAGCGCAGCTTTGTCTTGAACAAGAATTATTACCTTTATTTGATTTTGCATACCAAGGTTTTGGTGCTGGTATTGAGGAAGATGCGCAAGGCTTACGGGCCGTTGCTGCTGTTGTGCCAGAGTTACTAGTGGCTAATTCATTTTCAAAAAACTTTGGATTATATAATGAACGTATTGGTGCTGTGACATTAGTCGCGCAGGATCAAGCTACTGCAGCTCGCAGTTTTAGCCAAATTAAAAGAACTATTCGTGCAAACTATTCAAACCCTCCTGCACACGGTGGTTTGATCGTTAGCACTATTTTGACCGATGCTGACTTACGTCAAGAGTGGGAAAGTGAGTTAACTGCGATGAGAGTACGTATTGGAGAAATGCGTCTACTATTTGTTGAGAGCTTAAAGGCTGAAGGTGTGACCCAGGACTTTAGTTTTATTTCACGTCAAAATGGTATGTTTAGCTTTTCAGGTTTAAGCAAAGAACAAGTCAATCGACTACGTGAAGAATTTGCTATTTATATTGTTGGTTCGGGTCGTATCAGTGTTGCGGGACTGACCAAAGATAACATGCCTTCAGTATGTCGAGCCATTGCACAGGTTTTATAACACCCAATAATTTCGCGATAGGGTTATGAAACGAAAGGGACTGCTAAGCAGTCCTTTTTAATGCTTTAAATCTACTAACACTACAAATAGCATCGCCTAAGGCTATTTTATCGTGTAAACCCTTATGATGTGAACTGACTAAACTAAACTGGTGAAAGTTAACCTTCCTGCGTGAACCGATTTTCGTGGTAACAACAGGTGATTTTATATCACAATGTTGGATCACATCACTGATGATATCCTTGCCGACAACTTGATTAACCCAACCAATTTTCTCTTCAATACTAAATTGATTTGCTACCGAATATTC encodes the following:
- a CDS encoding amino acid aminotransferase, whose amino-acid sequence is MIFSQVSQAPADPILGLTDAFKADPRAHKVNLGVGIYKDEAGQTPVLTSVKKAEAKLLEVEKSKNYLGIEGVEAYNKVVQTLLFGENSSLVTNNRVVTAQAPGGTGALRVAAEFLSTNTTSKTIWVSNPTWANHQNIFETAGLTVKQYQYYVAETHDMDFDAMVADLSEAVQGDIVLLHGCCHNPTGIDLNIEQWKVIAQLCLEQELLPLFDFAYQGFGAGIEEDAQGLRAVAAVVPELLVANSFSKNFGLYNERIGAVTLVAQDQATAARSFSQIKRTIRANYSNPPAHGGLIVSTILTDADLRQEWESELTAMRVRIGEMRLLFVESLKAEGVTQDFSFISRQNGMFSFSGLSKEQVNRLREEFAIYIVGSGRISVAGLTKDNMPSVCRAIAQVL